AAAATAAAAGTTTTTAATAAGGCGACAATTTTTCTTTTTATAATAATTGAAAAAATTGAGTTGCTTTTTAATTTCTGGCTTCTTCGGTTTCTCGTGGGTAATAGACTGACTGGAGCAGTATAAAGAACCCCATCTCACCTGACCGACCAATGCCGTGCTTCCTCGCCTTTTCGCATTCTTCTAATTTCTAACCAAAAGTAACATATTCACAATATTTATATAAATATTGTACATATATATAGAATGTTAAATATATTGAAATGGTATTCATGTAAATCTGTCAACAGATTTCACTCTGCCCAATTTCTTATTCCAATGATTAAAAGTTTATAACAATTATATACTCAATTGCTACGTTCAGTTAACCGCTGTTAAACATTTTCCTTTTTATTCAACATCAAACATGTCGGTTGTGTCGTATGTATTACAAAGTAAATTATTAAAAATGTGTTAATTTCCGATAATAGACTAATATAGCAGGTCGAATATACTATGGTTTAAGGAAATATATTACCACATTTATTGAAATGTCATGTTATTGTGACAAATTGGAATCTCATTTTACCAAAAAATTGAAGTGTCATGTCATAACAAGTTTCAACCCCATTCTGTGTTTGGCACAAAGAGCTATGACTGTCTAAACACGACATGGGCCCAAAATGGGTTAATTACCAATTTCTAAAGACCCAATGGATTGGTATTTCCAACAGTAAACACAAACTGGACTACACCCACAAGCCCACAAGCCCACAACATTTTTTTTCTTGGTTGAATGTGATTATAAATTTATAGCCGTAGGATCGGCCTGGCCTCCGGACGGGAAGCTAGAAAAAAAAATATTTTATACGAATTTGGATTAATTTATGAAACATTTTTTTAAAAAAATTGTAGATTAAAAACGATATTATAAACAAAAATAAATAAATATCTAAGTATCTTAAATTTAGGTTCAAGGAAGTACACTTAAAAAGGGAAAAATTAACAAACTTGAGACTCATCCACTCCACCTTGAATTATTGTTTTCTTGCGGTTTTTGCATTGCCATATTTTGGTCAAATTGGGTTTCATGGAACCAAGTAGCCACTCGAGAGCAATCTAATTTCATCTTAGTCAGAGTTCAAAGACCACACACCATAACGTGTAAATAGATAAAATATGTCTGAATTATTATTTTTTAGCAAGAGAACATTAAGATAAGAAATCTTGAAACAGTTCAATTTAACTTGCATGCTTCTCAAGAACAACTAATGACCACTATTAGTCTACTAAAGAGTGTGAGTATGAAAGTAGACACCCCTTTAACCGCACACCACATTACCATTATAGAGCAAATACAAATCATGTCTCAAACTACTTACTTAAGTTAATCAAATAATATACAGACAAAAGCAGGCACTTTGACTTTAACCACACACCACATGAACATTCTGTAGCAAACACAAATCATGTCTCAACCAAAAGATATACAAAGCCACAAACTTTGAGAACATGAATGGGTTCCACCATAAAAAGCTAATGACTTCAAAAACCCAACTCACTTTGAACAGAACAATCATACATTTTTTAAAAATTGTTCACTTCAACAAACTACTCATGAAACCACTTAAAATGGTCTCACAAATGAAATGGTAAACAACGCAAAACACATTAAGCAGATGAAATGGTTCCATCAATAAAAGCTAATGACTTTCAAAAAGCTAAAAAGAGTTTTTTTTAAACCACTATGTAATTAAGCAACAATCAAATATCAGATACTCTATTATCTACCTTTCTATAAACGTAAATAGAGATGTGGAAAACAAACCAGTTCCGGCAGCTGTAATGGCCTACCTATAGCTCTTGTCTCGCACGTCTCCAGCAGCGAACACACAAACCACGCTCGTCTTAGTGGTGCCAGGCTTGGTCACCACATACCCATCCTCATCAAGCTCAAGCTGCCCATCCAAGAACTTCGTTGCCGGCTCATGACCAATCGCAAAGACACTTTCAAATCCGAAACATCACCAGTAACAACGTTCTTCACCTTCAAACCACCAAGCACGCATTTCTCTGCTGCATGATCTTCGACGCCCTGAACGTATCTCGCCTCCTCCATCGCCGAGTCTCCGCCGCCGATAACCACCAGAGGCTTGTTCCTGAAGATCGGAGTGGCGCCGTCGCATACAGCACATGCCGAGATCCCTCCGTTCCAGAAACCATCAGCGCCTTTGCCAGATCCGGCGAAGCTCAGACGTTTCGCAACAGCTCCGGTGGGGATGATGACGGCGTCGGCGAGCACAGTTCTCGAATCGGTGAAGAGCTTGAACGGCCTCGAGGAGAAATCGAACTTGGTGACCTTCTCCGTGAAGATCTCGGTGCCGAACCTCTCTGATTGCTTCCGGGACTTGTCGATGATGTCGATGCCGAGGATGCCTTCAGGGAAGCCGTGAAGATTCTCGACGTCGGCGGTGGTGGTTAGCTGACCGCCGGGAGCGATATCGTTGGCCATCCATCCTTCGAAGCGGCGAGGCTTGAGCTCCTGGCCGCGAAGGAGTCAGAGAAGATGACTAACGAACGCCAATGCATAGATTCTTCAGGATTAGGCCCAGAGACCCGATTACACAGTCCAAGCCCACACCAGAGTTAATGACACACTGAGTTTCATGCTCGGGACACGTGGCACAAGGGTATGAAGTGACTTTCCTAGGTGGCCTAAAGAGAAGGGAGCACACATGATTTTATGTAATTAGATAGATGTTTTCAAACTAAAAGAAATAATTTTATTTCTGGAGCCTTGATTATTGTTTATGCTATGTTAGATTGTCAATCTTTACAGTCCGCAGGCAACTGTATCCCCACCGGCATATTCTACCTTGTAATCTATGTTACGTGGAAACAGAAGCGGGTACGTGGAAGTGGAAGCGGAAGCGTTAGGAAGCGCGGAAATAGAAGCGTTAGGAAGCGCGGAAACACATTTTTGAAAATATTTAGGAAGCGGGTACATGTTGGAAGCGTATATTTATACTAAACATCAAAATTAATATATACATATATATATATATATATATAATAAAATATTGTAAATAATAAAATCCAGTATATAATTCACATACTATAACTCATATAAAATAAGTATGTATAATTACAAAGAAAAAATATAATAACATATGTATATTTATATTGCTTTGAAACTGAAAAAATAAAGCACATCAATTAATTAATTCATACACAGCAACTGAATAATACGAACAGCACGAAACAATAGGAATAAATGAAAAGCATATTAAAATTAAATTATTATTCAGAAATACAGAGTTGGAACTTGGAATGGACTTGTTTTTTTTTCGTTTTTAACTCTATTGTTATTTATTAATTAAGATTTTAATAAGGTGAGTTAAGTTGGGCCACAAACCAATTAAACTTTGCAAGCCCACAAGAATAATGTTCGATCTTCTTTGCACATCAACAATCCAGTCACCGTCAAGCTTCCGATCTACGACCATCAACGCTTCCACCTACGAACCGTGCGCTTCCGTCATGCTTCCAAACACCGCAATTCCAGAAATGCGATTCCGAGACGATTCCATGCGATTCCGAGCGCTTCCGCTTCCGATTCCGCTTCGGAAACAAGAAACGCACCTCCACCAGCGATTCCATGTAACTTAGCTTGTAATCTTTCAAGTTAAGCTTTAATATTATGAGAAAAAAAATGTTATAGAATGTCAATCAAAAGACTAGTGTCTTCTAGTTTTATTGATAATAGTAAATAGAAAAATAAAGTTTTCTCAGTGAAAGGTGAATTTAAATTTAGAAGAAAAGTTAATAAACTTAATAAATTAATCTATAATAAATATATATTTCAGTATTATAAACTGATAATTATTAGACAGCTGGAATGTAGAGAAAAATGACTAATGTGAATTGAAGTCAAAAGCTTGAAGTTAGAATTTTTTTATATTTTCTAGCTCTGTTTAAAGTGCATTTTTTCGTTATTAATAAGGAGTTATTTCAAATTTATGGAAAGGTTTAAACTAATTTTTTTAAAAAAAAATTCAGTTTGCAGATATATTTTTATGCTGGATATGCAAATAGACTAAAAATCAAAGATTAATATTAGTATGAGTATCTATAAGTAATGCGATTTAATTTCGCACAACACATAAATCAAACTTAAAATATATTGGCGTTCCAAATCCTTCTTTACCACTTAACCACAATGTTCTAGACGTTTTAAAGTCATATTTTATTAAAAATTAAACTAAAACATAATTTTATTTTTTAATTACATGAATAAACTCATTCATCAGACGAATTCTTCCTTACATCAAAAAAATTATTCCTTACATTGAAATTATAATCCATGCAAAAAAAACATGTTTCTGGTTCATGTGAAAATCACTAAACCATTAATTCTTCCTTTTTTAATACTTGACAATTTAGAGATTTTTTTTTTAATTTTAAAATAAATAATGTTCTTAATTTTTATAAAATTTATTAAAAATTAGTGTAATATGACCAGTGATATTATACATTCTATTTTATTATTTTTTTAACTTGTGGTTAGGTAAATAATTAATTATTATTTTACTAAAAAATATAACAATTAAATATTTTTTTAAATCAATACGTGTAATCATAATATGTCATCTATTAAAAGCGGAGAAAGCATTATTTAATTATAGCAGCAGAAATACAAGGGATCAATTGAAAAAATAAATATAAATTGTATAAGGCTGTGAGAAAATAAAATACTATTGTAATCAAATTAAATAATTGATGAAATTGACTTAATAAAAAACAAAAATATATATACTATTATATTGATATTGGTAAGATAACGCGTATAAAGCTCAGCAATGACACGAGAGTTGTTATGCTAACTTATGTTTGTTTTCTTTAATATCAAATTTAGGAGACGAATAACATGCGAGGAATTAAAAATACTAGTATGATTTGGAGTTTTCTACCAAATTTTTCTTCTGAGAAAGAAAGTCTTCAGTCTTCTGCCACCAGATTCATACATAGGTCATCTCTAACTCTAACTGCAAAATATTATTTTAGTGTGATTTTTACACCAAATCTTTTCTAATGGAACTGCAAAAATCACACTATTTTAGTGTAATACTAAAATTTGACATCAAATTTGGTTTGACACTATTTACCACACTAAAACAATATTTATCCCACTAAAATACTATTCACCTATTTTATTACTAAAACATACAATTAAATAAATGATAAATAAAAAACTTAATACATATAATATATAAAATAGTTTTAGTGCAAAGTTTAGTGTTATAGTTGGAAAAGACATTTGTTTTATTGTTGAAATTACACTAAAATAGTCAATTATCGGAGATGCCTTAGTGATTAGAAAATATTAATACATTTTAAAAAGAAAAGTCAAGAGCAAGAATTCGACAAGCCGACAAGTTAATCAGCAATTGACACATGTCCATTGGTGTTCTTAATACACTAATTACGTCCATGCACACGTAAAGCAAATCTATCAATCATTAAAAGAAACAAAATTAGTCACCTGCATAAATATACTGAATAGAGTAACATATGTTGACAAAAAAAAATAGAGTAACATATAATACGAATCTTAATTATACGTAAACTACTTAGTTATCGGTTCCGACCTATTTGATACGTTTCATCAGAATCTGACCGTCCTATATTAAATCGTTCGTCTTATATCTTGATCGAGCATTTTACTTTTTGCTACAACGGCCACGTATATTGCAAAAGTTATGTATTAATCATTTAATCTTCTAAGTTAGAAGTCTTCAAATGCCTATAATAAAATATTACTTTTTGTTGATCCAATTATGAACCTTCACTTGCCAATATGTAAGCATGCAGATTGTAGACAAACACATACACGCACGCGTTTAAACGTATAAATAAGTTGGTGGATTAGATGCACAAAGACAGCGAGAATATGTAAATCATTAAAAGATAGTAAGTATTTTGCAAAAGGTAGCTCACTTAACTCGACAACAAAACTCGACAACAAAACTGAGTGCAAAAAGAAAAAATTAAACAAGCAACAAAACTCGACCTAGAATATCCTAAGTCGTATCCGAGATTATAAGACCATAAATATTTATTAAAAACTTTGATATATAAATAAAATTTTAAGGATTTGGACATCAAGACCAATGTTATCCGACCATGTCTAAGTCTCATTGAAATATGGATTAAGCATCATAGGATAAAACCAGAATTGGATTAAATTTTTCTTAATAGTACATATAATATTAATTAAACATAATTATTTACCATGGTGCTTGAAACAATATTGAAAAAGACAAAAGAAGAAAAGAGGACAGTGAATGAGAGTGAAATAGATTTGAGTTTTGGAGAAAGTAACCGATTTACCTGGAAAGTCATCTCATTATTACATGTGAATGGTCCACCGCCACAACATCAGGTTCACCGATCCTATGATTTTCTTGTGCACTCTCTCGGCGGTAGACAGTGCCGGCCCGATGAATTGAAGGCTGGAAGCCCAACAGAAAATAAAGGCCGTTTATAAATATGTATGAAAAAGTTTTAATTGCATTTAAAGGATGTAGGGTTCGAAGACCTTACCTTTAAGACTCAACCTAACGGCTTAAGTACTATGCTATAGACAAATGCTGGTCAAACGAAGACCGATAAATTATCTATTTATTGTTGGCCGGAAGCTCAAGCTTCCACCGCTTGGTATCAGGGCCGCTACCGGTAGATCTATAAAATATTTTAAATAAAGACATAAAAACATGAAAAAAATAAAAATCAAGCATAAAGCGGGCAAGGAAGAATTTGAACATGGGAATAGTGGGGGGGAGGGGGTATATAGAGCGTTTTAACCAACTAAGCTACAAAATTTTAGATAATCTCTGTATAATTTAATTTAATTATAAATTTTATTGGGGGAAACTGCCCCTGCTGTATAGGGTAGCCCCCCCCCCCCTCCCCCTTGTAAANNNNNCCCTCCCCCTTGTAAAATTTTGGTATTTTGGTATTATATTATTCTACATGGAAAATTTTGGTTTTTTTTTCCCTTTTTAGTTTAGGGGTATCTAAACCATACTGCTAACAATTAGTCTGGTTTTGAATTTGTAATGAAACCTAAAGTATTGCTCAATCTTCGTCTGGTCAAGTAAATGACAATTTAACAGGATCCGAATCCAATTATTTCAAATTCTATCTTTTTACCGGACTACCATCGTTTTCTAAAAGAAAGTTAAGACTCTGTTAATACACTATTACTTGAACGCAAGCAATAGATTAATTTTGAACTCTTGTTTTCCACATTACATTAGGACAATATTATCGGTGTGGTTTCTTAAACAACTGTTTTCTAATGATTAATATTACTATCTTAATAAAAAAAAATTGTTTTATTAAACTTTATTTTTATTGAATATGTCAATGCATAAGTTTTTTTTAACTTTTTTAAACTTTTTTTTTTAAATGAGAAACTTATGTGAATGTTTCTCAAATGACAGCTTCTAACATAAGTTTTTTTAACTTAAAAAAAAAATATATAACTAATAATATGTTTAAGTGTTTACTTTCGGTGAAAACACACATCCATACTACTTTTGGAGATCGACCGCATATCTTTTTCGACGTGGATGTCCTTTTATTAAGAGTTTACCTCAAGCTCATGGTTTGAAAGACTGATTTTGCATTGAAACGTTAGAAAGACTCCATCCATGGGGGCTAAGATAGGAAATTGGAAGATTCATGAATATGTCATGCGTGTTCATGAATCAAATAATTACTTTATGATTCTCTCTCTCTCTCTCTCATTTTCACAGATATGTTAACAAATACGTCTCGTTTTCGTGTATTTAGCTCAAAAATGAATATGCGTGCATAATAAATAGAAAAAAAATACTGGAATGTATAAGAAAAATTGGTTTATTATTAGAATGTTATACACCTTTTTAAAATTACTATAATGTTTGGATACACCTAGTAAATGACAATAAGGGCATTTGGTTAGTTTTTTTTAATTGAAATTATTTTTAAACACTAAATCTACATCAGTAATTAACAATCCACATAAGGAAAATAGAAATCAAACCGTCTC
The DNA window shown above is from Brassica oleracea var. oleracea cultivar TO1000 chromosome C3, BOL, whole genome shotgun sequence and carries:
- the LOC106329418 gene encoding thioredoxin reductase 2-like; protein product: MANDIAPGGQLTTTADVENLHGFPEGILGIDIIDKSRKQSERFGTEIFTEKVTKFDFSSRPFKLFTDSRTVLADAVIIPTGAVAKRLSFAGSGKGADGFWNGGISACAVCDGATPIFRNKPLVVIGGGDSAMEEARYVQGVEDHAAEKCVLGGLKVKNVVTGDVSDLKVSLRLVMSRQRSSWMGSLSLMRMGMW